Proteins encoded within one genomic window of Nitrospirota bacterium:
- a CDS encoding FkbM family methyltransferase — MRTSEILFASARNVTAILRNERGALNKLTMFFLSLRLAMKMLILCVVPGIRIKSERFHGYTVRFHDYETFWGLFNEIFIHKEYAFETSNKTPLIIDCGSNFGLSVLFFKKYYPGSKIIAFEPHAETFELLKDNVERNGLAEDVTLINAALNNSEGESVFYSDLDKTTTTGMSLTTRLHEKGKRIKEETVASVLLSEYINGEVDLLKMDIEGTETAALRELADRSKIGSVKEMVIEYHYDKGNPENDLAGLLALLKGEGFRYIIHAAQKPPYHLYRNKPYSLIVYAYR; from the coding sequence ATGAGAACCTCTGAGATATTATTCGCATCTGCCAGGAATGTAACAGCCATACTGAGAAATGAACGCGGCGCTCTCAACAAGCTCACAATGTTCTTTCTATCATTACGCCTGGCCATGAAGATGCTCATTCTTTGCGTGGTTCCGGGAATCAGGATAAAGAGCGAAAGATTTCACGGTTACACGGTCAGGTTTCACGATTACGAGACATTCTGGGGGCTCTTCAATGAGATATTTATTCACAAAGAGTATGCGTTTGAGACGTCGAACAAAACCCCTTTGATAATTGACTGCGGCAGCAATTTCGGGTTGTCTGTCCTATTCTTTAAAAAGTATTATCCCGGTTCTAAGATCATAGCATTCGAACCGCATGCTGAAACATTTGAACTGCTTAAGGATAATGTCGAAAGAAACGGACTGGCTGAAGATGTGACACTGATCAATGCGGCACTGAATAATTCAGAGGGAGAATCTGTCTTTTATTCTGACCTTGATAAGACAACAACAACAGGAATGAGCCTTACAACCAGGCTGCATGAAAAAGGCAAAAGGATCAAGGAGGAGACGGTTGCTTCGGTTCTGCTTTCCGAATACATAAACGGTGAGGTTGATCTTCTGAAGATGGACATAGAGGGAACCGAGACAGCGGCGCTCAGAGAACTTGCGGACAGATCAAAGATCGGATCCGTCAAAGAGATGGTCATCGAGTATCATTACGACAAGGGAAATCCGGAAAACGACCTTGCGGGCCTGCTTGCATTATTAAAAGGAGAGGGATTCAGGTACATTATCCATGCCGCGCAAAAACCGCCTTATCATCTTTACAGGAACAAACCCTACAGCCTTATTGTTTACGCTTACAGGTAA
- a CDS encoding acyltransferase: MKSLLKPISESQLLKPLIDRLKGKIIKGSGCRISRRSVLRTVNGGTIRIGDNCSVHDYAMIMTYGGDITIGDNCSVNPFSILYGHGGLRIGSGVRIAAHVVIIPATHNYQHTDRFICDQGETYKGIEIKDDVWIGAGARILDGVTIHKGAVIGSGAVVTRDVPEYAVAAGVPARVIKSRR, from the coding sequence ATGAAATCTTTATTAAAACCGATTTCTGAGTCGCAGCTTTTGAAACCGCTCATAGACCGTTTAAAGGGAAAGATCATTAAAGGCTCCGGCTGCCGCATCTCCCGACGCAGCGTACTCAGGACTGTCAATGGCGGGACGATCAGGATAGGCGATAACTGTTCCGTTCATGATTATGCAATGATAATGACGTACGGAGGCGATATCACCATAGGCGACAACTGTTCTGTCAATCCCTTCAGCATCCTTTACGGCCACGGCGGCCTGAGGATAGGCAGCGGGGTCAGGATAGCCGCTCATGTTGTAATCATTCCGGCAACGCATAATTATCAGCATACAGACAGATTTATATGTGACCAGGGCGAAACGTACAAGGGGATCGAGATAAAAGATGATGTATGGATCGGCGCAGGAGCCAGGATACTTGACGGCGTGACAATTCACAAGGGAGCTGTCATCGGAAGCGGCGCGGTCGTTACAAGGGATGTGCCTGAGTACGCTGTCGCTGCCGGTGTGCCGGCGAGGGTGATAAAGAGCAGAAGATGA
- a CDS encoding GNAT family N-acetyltransferase translates to MNSIFLEGKSIYLGPLSQEGNLDKYASWINSQKNTVFMESGKFPSTPEGLKDYISSYNSSKTGMLLGIFLKKGSKHIGNITINSIDWRSRHAKVGVIVAEEGSQGKGYATEAINLVAGHAFNKLNLRKLYAGVIEGNEASRRAFEKAGFKPEGKFKEYFYLNGEYLDCDIMGLLKK, encoded by the coding sequence ATGAATTCGATATTTTTAGAGGGCAAAAGTATTTATCTCGGGCCGCTGTCGCAGGAAGGCAACCTTGACAAATATGCTTCATGGATCAACAGCCAGAAGAACACCGTCTTTATGGAGAGCGGGAAATTCCCTTCCACTCCCGAAGGGCTTAAAGACTACATCAGCAGTTATAACAGCAGCAAGACCGGGATGCTCCTTGGTATTTTTCTGAAGAAGGGGTCGAAACATATCGGCAATATTACAATTAACAGTATCGACTGGAGAAGCAGGCACGCAAAGGTCGGCGTCATCGTTGCGGAAGAGGGCTCACAGGGCAAAGGGTATGCTACTGAGGCCATAAATCTTGTAGCCGGGCATGCCTTCAATAAGCTGAATCTCAGGAAATTGTATGCCGGGGTAATTGAGGGGAATGAGGCTTCAAGGCGAGCGTTTGAGAAGGCGGGTTTTAAGCCTGAAGGGAAATTTAAAGAGTATTTTTATTTAAACGGCGAGTATCTTGACTGTGATATCATGGGCCTGCTGAAGAAGTGA
- a CDS encoding PIG-L family deacetylase: MKNILIVAAHPDDEVLGCGGTMARLAAEGNSVYTLILGEGVTSRDSRRMRAKREKDIADLKKQLRKAGKILGVKKTFSFDLPDNRFDTVALLDIVKTIELIKKETDPDIVFTHHKGDLNYDHCITFRAVMTAFRPMAGERARAIYSFEVPSSTEWSAPSSDSYFMPNHFVDISKALAKKIKAFREYETESRAFPHPRSVEAIELYAKRWGTVAGLGSAEAFQVIRQII, from the coding sequence ATGAAGAATATCCTGATAGTTGCGGCGCATCCTGATGACGAGGTACTCGGGTGCGGCGGCACAATGGCAAGGCTTGCGGCGGAAGGCAACAGCGTCTACACTTTGATACTCGGCGAGGGGGTCACTTCAAGGGACAGCAGGAGGATGAGGGCTAAGAGAGAGAAAGATATTGCTGATCTGAAGAAACAGTTAAGAAAAGCAGGCAAAATCCTGGGCGTCAAAAAGACCTTCTCATTTGATCTTCCTGATAACAGATTTGATACTGTGGCGCTTCTGGATATTGTCAAGACGATAGAACTCATAAAGAAAGAGACAGATCCCGATATCGTATTCACTCACCATAAGGGCGATCTGAATTATGACCACTGCATAACATTCAGGGCTGTCATGACAGCTTTCAGGCCTATGGCAGGCGAGCGCGCAAGGGCGATATATTCGTTTGAGGTTCCCTCTTCAACTGAATGGAGCGCCCCATCTTCTGACAGTTATTTCATGCCGAATCATTTTGTAGATATTTCAAAGGCCCTTGCCAAAAAAATAAAGGCGTTCAGAGAATATGAGACTGAATCAAGGGCGTTTCCGCACCCGAGGTCTGTTGAGGCGATAGAACTGTATGCAAAGAGATGGGGCACCGTTGCAGGTCTTGGCTCTGCCGAAGCGTTTCAGGTCATCAGGCAAATCATTTAG
- a CDS encoding WbqC family protein: MILTAHQPVYLPWLGLFHKIALADAFVSFNQVQYLPKDWNNRNRIKTRSGPIWLTVPVLKAGHREKTIKDIRINNSEPWRRKHWKSIQLNYSNAPHFDRYASFFEDVYNREWENLTDLNEYMLKFFLDILGIKVDFRDASQYNFEGVKSGLVLDMCKKLNADVYIFGELGRDYADEKAFELAGVKPVFQEYKHPSYPQVNGDFISHLSILDLLFNCGGKSLEILMEGNMTKEDLIKGRYN, from the coding sequence TTGATACTGACCGCTCATCAGCCTGTATACCTTCCATGGCTCGGGTTATTCCATAAGATCGCGCTTGCTGACGCTTTTGTGTCCTTCAATCAGGTCCAGTACCTTCCGAAGGATTGGAATAACCGCAACAGGATAAAGACCCGGAGCGGCCCTATCTGGCTCACCGTGCCGGTGCTCAAAGCAGGGCACAGGGAGAAGACTATAAAAGATATCAGGATAAATAATAGTGAGCCCTGGCGGAGAAAACACTGGAAGTCAATTCAACTCAACTACTCTAACGCTCCGCATTTTGACAGGTATGCTTCTTTTTTTGAAGATGTCTACAATCGCGAATGGGAGAATCTTACTGACTTAAACGAATATATGCTCAAATTTTTTCTTGACATTCTCGGTATCAAGGTTGATTTCCGGGATGCCTCTCAATATAATTTTGAGGGAGTTAAAAGCGGCCTTGTTCTTGATATGTGTAAGAAGCTCAATGCGGATGTCTATATCTTCGGGGAGCTCGGCAGGGATTATGCCGATGAAAAGGCTTTTGAGCTTGCAGGAGTAAAACCGGTATTCCAGGAATACAAGCACCCTTCCTACCCGCAGGTCAACGGGGATTTCATCTCTCATCTTTCCATTTTAGACCTGCTATTTAACTGTGGCGGAAAAAGCCTTGAGATACTCATGGAAGGCAACATGACAAAAGAAGATCTTATCAAGGGGAGATATAATTAA
- a CDS encoding class I SAM-dependent methyltransferase: MGKDKKGYRLGFEKRNEKERSFIDDLEKGYSESGLTDIEKLMNFSMYVPRQDLATFLYKYELFKRVVNVHGSIVECGVAFGGGLMSFAQFSAIFEEVNYTRKIIGFDTFAGFPHLSSKDSGSSSGHSHVGGMAVDSYKELEKCIGLYDRNRFLGHINKVELVKGDVMKTIPKYIKKDPSLVVSLLYLDFDLYEATKVALKHFLPRMPKGAVIAFDEVGHPDWPGETQAVMDGIGINNLRLERCTFDTTRSFAVLE, translated from the coding sequence ATGGGAAAGGATAAAAAAGGCTACAGATTGGGTTTTGAGAAAAGGAATGAAAAGGAGAGGTCATTTATCGATGACCTGGAAAAAGGATATTCTGAGAGCGGCCTCACTGATATTGAAAAGCTCATGAACTTCAGCATGTATGTTCCGCGTCAGGACCTTGCGACATTCCTCTACAAGTATGAACTCTTCAAGAGGGTGGTCAATGTGCATGGTTCAATTGTTGAATGCGGCGTCGCGTTCGGAGGCGGCTTGATGTCCTTTGCCCAGTTCAGCGCTATCTTTGAAGAGGTCAACTATACCAGAAAGATAATAGGATTTGACACATTTGCAGGCTTCCCGCATCTCTCCTCAAAAGACAGCGGGAGTTCATCAGGCCACTCGCATGTCGGAGGCATGGCTGTTGACAGTTACAAGGAGCTGGAGAAATGCATCGGGCTTTATGACAGGAACAGGTTTCTGGGGCACATAAATAAGGTCGAGCTTGTTAAGGGCGATGTCATGAAGACGATACCGAAGTATATCAAGAAGGATCCGAGCCTGGTCGTCTCGCTTCTTTATCTGGATTTTGATCTGTATGAGGCGACAAAGGTTGCCTTAAAACATTTTCTCCCGAGGATGCCGAAGGGCGCTGTCATAGCCTTTGACGAAGTGGGGCATCCTGACTGGCCGGGCGAGACACAGGCTGTCATGGATGGGATAGGGATCAATAACCTGAGGCTTGAACGCTGCACATTTGACACAACGCGTTCCTTTGCCGTGCTGGAGTAG
- the pseG gene encoding UDP-2,4-diacetamido-2,4,6-trideoxy-beta-L-altropyranose hydrolase — protein MGQRILIRTDASPDIALGHLKRCISLAEGLRIKGVEPVFLSLDDNSAKELLSSFTFESGFINTPINTGDDADKTLSFMRENDLDSVIFDSYSVDAKYLDTFSKKNFKVICMDDLADRPLPCDMVINGGLGAEELKYEAPHKLLGINYCILSRPFREPSAYEENTDVRNVLITMGGIDHYRLSERSMRMLDELPGDFSITVIIGPYYENVKEIEDVAGSIEKDVELIRGSNDLYPFMKKCDMAISAGGFTLYELATLKKPVIGISLWENQYRNVNELDKKGIILGLNYSDDASFDNKLESSIKRLADDSSLRNTMAQRAGRMFDGQGAVRAADEIRKFLEHG, from the coding sequence GTGGGGCAGCGCATACTTATCAGGACGGACGCGAGTCCTGATATTGCGCTTGGGCACCTCAAACGCTGCATCTCGCTTGCCGAGGGGCTCAGGATAAAAGGCGTGGAGCCGGTCTTTCTTTCGCTTGATGATAATAGCGCGAAAGAGTTATTAAGCAGCTTTACTTTTGAGTCAGGTTTTATTAATACACCGATAAATACAGGCGATGACGCGGACAAGACCCTGAGCTTCATGCGGGAAAATGATCTGGACTCTGTTATCTTTGACTCCTATTCCGTAGATGCGAAATACCTTGATACATTTTCAAAAAAGAACTTTAAGGTCATATGCATGGATGACCTCGCAGACCGTCCGCTGCCATGTGATATGGTCATTAACGGCGGGCTCGGCGCGGAGGAGCTGAAGTATGAAGCCCCGCATAAACTGCTCGGGATCAATTACTGCATCCTCAGCAGGCCGTTTCGGGAACCTTCAGCTTATGAGGAAAACACGGATGTCCGCAATGTTCTTATCACCATGGGCGGTATCGACCATTACCGGCTTTCAGAGAGAAGCATGAGGATGCTTGATGAACTGCCGGGTGATTTCAGCATCACAGTGATAATCGGCCCTTATTATGAGAATGTGAAAGAGATAGAAGATGTTGCAGGCAGTATAGAGAAAGATGTAGAACTTATACGCGGCAGTAACGACCTTTATCCCTTCATGAAAAAATGTGATATGGCGATCTCAGCGGGAGGATTTACGCTTTATGAACTGGCGACATTGAAAAAGCCTGTCATAGGGATAAGCCTCTGGGAGAACCAGTATAGAAATGTTAACGAACTTGATAAGAAGGGCATCATACTTGGATTGAACTATAGTGATGATGCCTCGTTTGACAATAAGCTGGAATCATCTATCAAGAGATTGGCCGATGACAGCAGCCTTCGAAACACTATGGCTCAGAGGGCAGGAAGGATGTTTGACGGACAGGGGGCGGTTCGTGCCGCAGATGAGATCAGGAAATTTCTGGAGCATGGTTAA
- a CDS encoding class I SAM-dependent methyltransferase, with amino-acid sequence MFKDLIDFYKGNVARHGNDIRSVAWGSRESQEKRFLVFSQIADLEGKKILDVGCGLGDLYTWLKTRYKTLDYSGVDITPSMITEAQRSHPDINFKVQNINEISISEPLYDFVFASGIFNRKIEGHEAFVKETVKSMFSLCRTGAAFNILSRKADFFEDEEYYADPGEMMDFCLTLSRKAVLRHDYMPHDFTIYLYKGDY; translated from the coding sequence ATGTTTAAGGATCTTATTGATTTTTATAAAGGCAATGTAGCCCGGCACGGCAATGATATACGCTCTGTCGCGTGGGGAAGCAGGGAGTCGCAGGAGAAGAGATTCCTTGTCTTTTCACAGATAGCTGACCTTGAAGGTAAAAAGATTCTTGATGTAGGCTGCGGCCTCGGCGATCTTTATACATGGTTAAAGACGAGGTATAAGACTCTTGATTATTCGGGAGTTGACATAACCCCCTCAATGATAACTGAGGCTCAACGCAGCCATCCTGATATTAACTTTAAGGTGCAGAACATAAACGAGATAAGTATTTCTGAACCGCTCTATGACTTTGTATTTGCATCAGGCATCTTCAACAGAAAGATCGAAGGCCATGAGGCTTTTGTAAAAGAGACGGTTAAGTCGATGTTCTCTTTATGTAGGACAGGCGCTGCATTTAATATTCTGAGCAGGAAGGCAGATTTTTTTGAAGATGAAGAATACTATGCTGACCCAGGAGAGATGATGGATTTTTGTCTGACCCTGAGCAGAAAGGCGGTGCTGAGGCATGATTATATGCCGCACGACTTCACCATTTATCTTTACAAAGGGGATTATTAA
- a CDS encoding GNAT family N-acetyltransferase, with the protein MIMGNAVGNVSVRPVRDDDRSMIFQWRNTPSLVKLGSSGREVTWDEHCAWFERVLKDDKIRLFIISSDNTPMGQVRFAKEEDAYIVTIYLIDGYTGKGIGVASLTECVKLMLKEDAHRSFIAFIKENNRASISAFSKAGFTELKDYTKTPSGHIAMRYEPGMES; encoded by the coding sequence ATGATCATGGGTAATGCGGTTGGCAATGTGTCTGTAAGGCCGGTCAGGGATGATGACAGGAGCATGATATTCCAATGGAGAAATACCCCTTCTCTTGTCAAACTGGGAAGCAGCGGCAGAGAGGTGACATGGGATGAGCACTGCGCATGGTTTGAGAGGGTATTAAAGGACGATAAGATACGCCTTTTTATTATCAGCTCTGACAACACTCCTATGGGCCAGGTCAGGTTCGCTAAAGAAGAAGATGCATATATTGTTACGATCTATCTAATCGACGGGTACACGGGAAAAGGAATTGGTGTGGCCTCATTAACGGAGTGCGTAAAATTGATGCTTAAGGAAGATGCCCACAGAAGCTTCATAGCTTTTATAAAGGAAAACAACAGAGCAAGCATATCTGCCTTTTCCAAAGCAGGTTTCACCGAACTGAAGGATTACACAAAAACTCCTTCCGGGCATATCGCAATGCGCTATGAGCCGGGGATGGAAAGCTGA
- a CDS encoding NAD-dependent epimerase/dehydratase family protein, translating into MGKCVLVTGGAGFIGSHIVDRLIASGNEVIVADDLSTGKKENLNPAAIFYDLDIKDLDALRPVFEKHRIDHVIHEAAKINLNVMLEDPYNDVHSSIISTINLLKCSAEFKVLKFIYASSVAVYGKPSKLPAAETDELQPVYSYGIVKKCAEDYVRYFSDNYGLNYSILRYANVYGPRQPIFGEVGVIAIYTDKVLKGEPLVIFGNGNHLRDYIYIDDVVDVTLKTLEAGDRETFNIGRGAGVSVNTVFDNFQHCLGKKIEFLNKPERVGELGRFFTDSGKAEKLLGWKAAIGTEEGIKRTMDYYRKLNS; encoded by the coding sequence ATGGGTAAGTGCGTACTTGTAACAGGCGGCGCGGGTTTCATAGGTTCTCATATCGTGGACAGGCTGATAGCTTCGGGCAATGAAGTTATTGTAGCGGACGACCTGAGCACCGGCAAGAAAGAGAACCTTAATCCTGCCGCGATATTTTATGATCTGGACATCAAGGACCTTGATGCTCTCAGGCCTGTATTTGAGAAACACCGCATAGATCATGTAATTCACGAGGCTGCAAAGATAAACCTGAACGTAATGCTGGAAGACCCATATAACGATGTACACAGCAGCATAATAAGCACTATCAATCTATTAAAATGCAGCGCAGAGTTCAAGGTCTTGAAATTTATTTACGCATCCTCTGTCGCTGTATACGGCAAACCTTCAAAACTTCCTGCCGCTGAAACTGACGAGCTTCAACCAGTTTATTCCTACGGCATTGTAAAAAAATGCGCGGAAGATTATGTCAGATACTTTTCCGACAACTATGGCCTGAACTACTCCATCCTCAGATATGCAAATGTTTACGGCCCGAGGCAGCCTATATTCGGCGAGGTCGGGGTTATCGCGATTTATACAGACAAGGTTCTGAAAGGCGAGCCGCTTGTGATCTTCGGCAACGGGAACCATCTGAGGGATTATATTTATATTGACGATGTTGTGGATGTCACTCTCAAAACGCTTGAAGCTGGAGACAGGGAGACCTTTAATATCGGGCGCGGTGCAGGCGTGTCGGTCAACACGGTCTTTGATAACTTTCAGCATTGCCTCGGTAAAAAAATAGAGTTCCTGAATAAGCCTGAGAGGGTGGGCGAACTCGGCAGGTTTTTTACAGACTCGGGCAAGGCTGAGAAACTGCTTGGATGGAAGGCGGCTATCGGGACTGAGGAAGGCATAAAGAGAACCATGGACTACTACAGGAAATTAAACAGCTGA
- a CDS encoding N-acetylneuraminate synthase family protein, with the protein MMNSIKLKDHTIGAGSPAFIIAEVGLNHNGSYELAERSIRAAAESGADSVKFQNFLTEDFLTDRSIQYTYVSRGKEITEPLWEICKRSEFRNEWIAPLKRLCDDLGIVFMSTPTSENGVDDLIRNGVEALKNGSDYITHLPLLRYMGSTGAMVIISTGMATGEDISNALSAVREGGKSPATLLHCVSSYPTKEKDVNLRKIAALKDTYNVPVGFSDHTEGWAAAVQAATLGACIIEKHFTLDRELPGPDHRFSSTPDELKELVREVRFAEMRMGNDALVPSESEMEHRDEFRVGIVADRDLAIGDKMTRESIAIRKPAFGLLPKDIDKYIGKTFKVSLKRGDPVKDSHLE; encoded by the coding sequence ATGATGAATTCCATTAAGCTGAAAGATCATACGATAGGCGCCGGTTCTCCGGCCTTCATTATTGCCGAGGTAGGCCTCAACCATAACGGCTCTTATGAACTTGCTGAGAGATCGATAAGGGCGGCGGCGGAATCAGGGGCTGATTCGGTCAAGTTCCAGAATTTTCTGACCGAGGATTTTCTCACGGACAGGAGCATTCAGTACACATACGTCAGCCGGGGCAAAGAGATAACGGAACCATTATGGGAGATATGCAAACGCAGCGAATTCAGGAATGAGTGGATAGCTCCGCTTAAAAGGCTTTGTGATGATCTCGGCATCGTCTTCATGTCAACCCCGACCTCTGAGAACGGGGTTGATGATTTAATAAGGAACGGCGTTGAGGCGTTAAAGAACGGCTCTGATTACATCACTCATCTTCCGCTTTTAAGATATATGGGAAGCACGGGAGCCATGGTCATAATTTCTACCGGCATGGCAACCGGCGAAGATATCTCCAATGCCCTTTCCGCGGTAAGGGAAGGGGGGAAGAGCCCCGCAACTCTTTTGCACTGCGTTAGCAGCTATCCCACAAAAGAGAAGGATGTTAACCTCAGAAAGATAGCAGCGCTTAAAGACACATACAACGTGCCTGTGGGTTTTTCCGATCATACTGAAGGATGGGCTGCCGCGGTTCAGGCGGCCACACTTGGTGCCTGCATAATAGAGAAACACTTTACGCTTGATAGAGAACTGCCGGGGCCTGACCACCGCTTCAGCAGCACGCCTGATGAGCTTAAAGAACTTGTGCGTGAGGTGCGTTTTGCCGAGATGAGGATGGGCAATGACGCACTGGTTCCTTCTGAAAGCGAGATGGAGCACAGAGACGAGTTCAGGGTGGGGATCGTTGCTGACAGGGATCTTGCGATAGGCGACAAGATGACAAGGGAGAGCATAGCGATACGCAAGCCGGCATTCGGCCTGCTTCCAAAGGATATTGATAAGTATATCGGCAAGACCTTTAAAGTGAGCCTGAAGCGCGGGGATCCGGTAAAGGATTCTCATCTTGAGTGA
- a CDS encoding aminotransferase class III-fold pyridoxal phosphate-dependent enzyme, with amino-acid sequence MGKGQDLYKKAQKLIPGGSQLLSKKPEKTLPELWPAYFDSAKGCEVIDLDGNRYLDMGHMSVGTCILGYADDDVNKAVKDVVDRGNMSSLNPPEEVELAEVLCGLHPWADMARFTRSGGEAVSVAVRIARAKTGRDKVLFCGYHGWHDWYLAANLSDMDSLGGHLMPGLSHLGVPKGLKGTAYPFNYNDRDGFLKLIEEHRESIGAVVMEPIRNYQPEKGFLEIIRSITRELEIIFIFDEITAGWRLTEGGAHLLFGIEPDMAVFGKAMSNGFPMAAVIGRRDVMNVAEDTFISSTYWTDRVGPAASLATIKKIREKNVLKHLSDTGRMIQDGWRLAAEMNGLDIDIAGIYPLSSFSFRYKEPQALTTLFTQLMLEKGFLAATSFYASYAHDEVSVRKYLEAVGEAFKFISAAIKEGDPRKYLKGPVCQTGFKRFA; translated from the coding sequence ATGGGTAAGGGACAGGATTTATATAAAAAGGCTCAAAAGCTGATCCCGGGAGGGTCTCAGCTTCTATCAAAAAAACCGGAGAAGACCCTGCCTGAACTGTGGCCCGCCTATTTTGACTCGGCAAAAGGCTGCGAGGTGATCGACCTTGACGGCAACAGGTATCTGGATATGGGGCACATGTCTGTCGGCACCTGCATCCTCGGATACGCGGATGATGATGTCAATAAAGCTGTAAAGGATGTTGTGGACCGCGGGAATATGTCTTCGTTAAATCCTCCTGAAGAGGTGGAGCTTGCAGAGGTTCTGTGCGGGCTGCATCCATGGGCGGATATGGCAAGGTTCACAAGGTCAGGCGGAGAGGCGGTCTCTGTAGCTGTCAGGATAGCCAGGGCAAAGACCGGCAGGGACAAAGTGCTGTTTTGCGGCTATCACGGATGGCATGACTGGTATCTCGCGGCAAATCTTTCTGACATGGATTCGCTTGGAGGCCACCTGATGCCGGGACTCAGCCATCTGGGCGTACCAAAAGGGCTTAAGGGGACGGCATATCCTTTCAACTATAATGACAGGGATGGTTTTCTTAAATTAATTGAAGAGCACAGAGAAAGTATCGGGGCTGTAGTAATGGAGCCTATCCGGAACTACCAGCCTGAGAAGGGGTTTCTGGAGATAATACGAAGCATTACAAGAGAGCTTGAGATCATCTTTATCTTTGACGAGATAACAGCCGGATGGAGGCTGACAGAGGGGGGGGCGCATCTTCTCTTCGGGATAGAGCCTGACATGGCGGTATTCGGCAAGGCGATGAGCAACGGTTTTCCCATGGCAGCGGTCATAGGAAGGAGAGATGTTATGAATGTCGCGGAGGATACCTTTATAAGCAGCACATACTGGACCGACAGGGTCGGGCCTGCGGCATCTCTTGCGACCATTAAAAAGATAAGAGAGAAGAATGTCCTGAAACATTTATCTGATACAGGCAGGATGATCCAGGATGGATGGAGGCTTGCCGCGGAAATGAACGGGCTTGATATAGATATAGCCGGCATATACCCGCTGAGCAGCTTCTCCTTCAGATATAAAGAGCCTCAGGCCTTAACTACTCTCTTTACACAGCTTATGCTTGAGAAAGGGTTTCTCGCTGCGACATCTTTTTATGCGTCATATGCGCATGATGAAGTGTCGGTCAGAAAGTATCTTGAGGCTGTTGGCGAAGCCTTCAAATTTATTTCCGCGGCAATAAAAGAAGGAGATCCGCGGAAATATCTTAAAGGCCCTGTCTGCCAGACAGGTTTTAAAAGATTTGCATGA
- a CDS encoding glycosyltransferase family protein: MLLRQIERLDRSSMINTLIVATSTDPSDDVLEQVCRENDINCFRGSLNDVLDRFYFAAQPYQPEHIVRLTADCPLADPQVIDRVIEFHLLGGYDYTSNAVEPTYPDGLDVEVFRFACMAQAWKEAILPSEREHVTPFIHQQPQRFKVGSVKNDVDLSMLRWTVDEPADFELAAMIYEALYRGNPAFTTDDILSLLESRPELKTWNTKHQRNEGYQKSLMEDALFLKKRRADG, translated from the coding sequence ATGCTGCTGCGCCAGATCGAGCGGTTAGACCGCTCGTCAATGATCAATACGCTTATCGTCGCAACAAGCACCGACCCCAGTGATGATGTGCTGGAACAGGTATGCAGGGAGAATGATATCAATTGCTTTCGCGGCAGCCTCAATGATGTGCTTGACAGGTTCTATTTTGCCGCTCAGCCATATCAACCTGAACATATCGTACGGCTTACTGCAGACTGTCCTCTTGCCGACCCGCAGGTGATCGACCGCGTAATTGAATTTCATCTTCTCGGAGGATATGATTATACAAGCAATGCGGTGGAACCGACCTATCCTGACGGGCTCGATGTGGAGGTCTTTCGCTTTGCCTGCATGGCCCAGGCGTGGAAGGAAGCGATCCTTCCCTCGGAAAGGGAACATGTGACCCCTTTTATACATCAACAGCCGCAGCGGTTCAAGGTCGGGAGCGTAAAAAATGATGTTGACCTTTCGATGCTGCGGTGGACAGTTGATGAACCTGCCGACTTTGAGCTGGCCGCAATGATCTATGAAGCACTTTATAGGGGAAATCCTGCCTTCACTACTGATGACATACTTTCGCTTCTGGAGAGCAGGCCGGAGCTCAAGACCTGGAATACTAAACACCAACGCAATGAGGGCTATCAGAAATCACTGATGGAAGATGCCCTATTTTTAAAGAAAAGGAGAGCTGATGGGTAA